DNA from Terriglobus tenax:
CCGTCGCGGTCTTTCACCAGGCTGGTCAGCTTTGCAGCCTCCGGATGCGCGCGCAACTCCGCTTCCGTCAGATACGGCTTCTGAATCCACTGTCCTGCACGATATTGCACATGCAGGATGTGGTCATCGACCAGCAGCATTGCCTCCGCTTCGCCCATCGGAACAATGGCCTGTACATGCGCCTTGTCCAGCGAAAGAAACGCGCCAGGACGGCCATATTTCACAGTCCAACCCGTTTTGATCCACATCTTGCCATCCGAATCGATCTTCAGGCCGAAGATCTGGTCATCGCCAAAGGCCTTATCGGCGAACTCCTCCAGGCTATGTCCGTCAAAGCGGTACAGCGCATGGGATGTGCAGAACCATAGGGTCCCATCGGGATCCTGTTCCATGCAGAAGACCGCCGGATCTTTCAAACCGGCAGCCTGGTCATAAACCTGAAAAGAGTATTCCTGCCCCACAGCCATCGCGCAGAACAACGCGACCGGAAGCAGACCAATACCGGTTCGCCACCGCAGGAGACATTTCAGCAGCGCAATCACAATCGAAGCAATTCCCGAATCATCAAATCATCGCACGCTGGAAGCTAATCTTCGTCCGCTTTGATCAACATCTCCCCGGTCGCAACCTGTTTTGGGCATACAACGGTGCCCTGCATTTGATAAAGTTTCCCCGAGCATTTTTGACAGGTAGAAATAGTTTTTTACAGATAGCGCAGACATCGATTCCTCTCTTCTGCAAAAACAGCTCTGACTTCGAAAAGGACACCGAACTCCCTGCCCCCGGGCGGAAGAGCCCACATTATGTACAGACCTCGAAATAAATTTCTGTCTGCCACTGCGAGTCTCACTCTCCTGTTTGCCGGCTCAGCGCTTCCCGCCCAGCAGGCAAGTGAAGATACCCTGTGGTATCGACAGCCGGCTCCCATCTGGGATCACGCCTTGCCGGTGGGAAACGGCCGGCTGGGTGCCATGATCTTTGGCGGAGCGAATAACCTGCCCAACAACGGCGATTTGCAGGACGCCGCAAAGAACGCCGAGTTGATCAACGGCAGCCACACCTCTGGCACCGACGAGCACATTCAGCTCAACGAGTCCTCCCTCTGGCAAGGCAGCCGCACCGACCGCCTGAACCCCAAAGCGCATGACGCCTTCCCGAAGATTCGTCAGCTTCTGCTCGACTCCAAAGGGCTCGACGGCGCAAAGATCACCGAAGCTGAAAAGCTGGCGCAGGAGAGCCTCATCGGCATCCCGAAGGGCATGCCCGGCTACAGCACGCTGGGCGACCTGTACCTGCGCTCGGAATCGAAAGCCCCGGTCACGGACTATCGCCGTGAGCTGAACCTGCGCACCGGCGTAGCGAAGGTGAGCTACACGCAGAACGGCGTGCATTACACCCGTGAGGTCTTCGCCTCCCTCCCCGGACAGGTAATCGTGATTCGCCTGAAAGCAGACAGGAAGGGTGCTCTGAACTTCAACGCCAGCATGGACCGCCCCGCCGACTTCAGCGTGAAGACACGCGGCGAAAACCTGCTGGTACTTCGCGAAGGTCCATCTCACAAAGACCAGATACGGTTTGCCGGGGAGCTTCTGGCACTGCCCCAGGGCGGCAGCGTGCATGCAGAGAATGCACAGCTTGTCGTCCGCAACGCCAACTCGGTCACACTGCTGGTTGCCGCAGCCACAGACTTCAAAGGTGGACCCTTCGCCGGAGGCGACCCGGAAGCACGGTGCAATCAGGTGCTGGAGGAAACTCGCACGCAGAGTGTGCCGCAGCTCATGGCCGCGCACGAGGCTGTTTACCAGCCGATCTACAACCGCATGTCGCTGCACCTTGCGACCAGCAACACGGCGGCACTCTCTCTGCCGACAGACGAACGCGTGAAGCGCGTGAGCGAAGGCGCGGATGATGTGGCGCTGCAGGAGCTCTACTTCAGGTTCGCGCGCTACCTGCTTATCAGCTCCTCTCGCCCTGACGGCCTGCCCGCAAACCTGCAGGGTATCTGGGCGGCGGGTATCAGCAATCCCTGGGGATCCAAGTGGACCATCAACATCAACACGGAGATGAACTACTGGCTCGCTGAGCCAGCAGGACTCTCCGAGACCACGTTGCCGCTGATCAACCTGGTCGATATGGTGCGCACCCCGGCAAGCGGCACCGGCATGAAGGTGGCACAGAACTACTACGGCGCTCGCGGCTTCGTCATCCACCACAACACTGACCTGTGGGGCGATGCGGAACCCATTGACGGCTACCAGTACGGCGTGTGGCCCGTGGGAGGCGCATGGCTGGCGCTGCATGCGTGGGAACACTACGCCTTCACGCTGGACCGCAACTTCCTGTCGGCGCGCGCATGGCCTATCCTGCATGACGCTTCGCTGTTCTTCCTCGACTATCTGACTCCCGATGGCGAAGGGCACCTGGTCACCGGGCCATCGCTCTCGCCGGAGAACAAGTACAACCTGTCTGACGGCACACCGCACTCGCTGACCATGGCGCCCACCATGGACATCGAGATTATCCGCGAGCTGTTCACACGCACGCTCGACACCGGCCGCATCCTCGGCCAGGACAATCCCTTTCTGAAACAGGTAGAAGACGCCCGCGCCAAGCTGCCGCCGTTCAAGGTAGGAAAGCTGGGCAATCTGCAGGAGTGGCAGCTTGATTATGAAGACAGCGCTCCGGGCCATCGCCACATCTCGCACCTGTGGGCACTCTTTCCAGGAACGCAGATCTCACTGCAGCACACGCCGGAGCTAGCGCAGGCCGCACGCACCTCCCTGCAGCGCCGCCTGGACAACGGCGGCGGACAGACCGGATGGTCACGTGCCTGGGTAGTCAACTACTGGGACCATCTGCATGACGGCAAGCAGGCCTATGACAGCATGCAGGTGCTCTTCCGCCAGTCCACCTTTCCTAACCTGATGGACACCCATCCACCGGGCGTCTTCCAGATTGACGGCAACCTTGGCGCAGCCAACGGCATGCTGGAAGCCCTGGTGCAGTCGCGCTGGATGGACGATGGAGCAGAGATCGAACTGCTGCCCGCGCTGCCCACGCAGTGGACAGAAGGCAATCTGCAGGGCGTGCATCTGCGCGGAGGTGCCGTTGCAGACATCACCTGGAAGACTGGCAAGGTCACGTCCATGAGTCTGCTCTCTGCGCACGGCAGCACCCTTCACCTGCTGTTGCCCGCAGGCCAAAGCATTGCCGGCGTCACCGCCTCTGACCGATCGAAGGTCGGCGCCGATGGCAAGCTCACGCTCAAACCCGGAGTGACCTACAAGGTCACCTTCCGCTAAACAATTACACGAACCAAAGGGCACGGCTGCGGCTGTGCCCTTTTACTTTGCTCACAGCCCAAAGGGCCACACACGTTGCACGGTCCCGAAGAGCACGTCTTTGCGCTCGTCTGTGTTCAGGAAGGTCAGCGCGTCACGATAGAGCGCGAGGCGTTGTTCGTAGCCGGCAAGCTCCGTCTTGATGGGCCAGTCCGTTCCACCCATGATGCGTTGCGAGCCAAAGGCATCGCATACGCGGGCCACCAGGGCGAAGGTATCGCGGAACGGATACGCCTGCCGCGACAGCGACCACAGGTGCGTGATCTTCACAAAGACCCGCGGATAGCGAGCCAGCGCCAACAGTTGTGCCTGCCCTTTCTCATCGTCAATCGCGCAGTCGGCCATGTGATCGATCACTACCGTGAGCTCGGGATGCCGCTCGATCAGCGGTTGCACATCGGCAAGTCGTGATGCAGGAATCAGTAGCGTCATCGGCACGCGAAGTTCCTCGCAGCGCTTCCACAACGCAGCCATCCGGGCACCGCGAATCCAGTCGCCGGAGGCATCCGCTGCCGGACTGAGCCGCACGCCCCGGCAGCCCTGCTCCGTCCAATGGCTCAGTTGGTCGGCAGCATCAGGATCTTCGGGATTCACACGGCACACACCGGCAAACATCTTCGGATATCGCCGCAGGCAGTCGACCAGATACCGGTTGTCCCACTTGTAATGGATCACCTGGATAAGCACCGTGCGCGCAACGTGGTTCTGCTCCATGCGACGCACCAGCGTTTCCACGGATGCGTCCAGACCAGCCGGAACATTGGCTCCCCCGGCAAACGGGAATGCTACACCGTTGGCCCACACGTGGACATGCGCGTCGATCGTAAGCGGCCGCGAGACCACGGGCCGTGCATGGGCATAACCCGCGGCCGCCATGGCGGCTGTTGTCAAAAAGTCACGACGGCTGTAAACCACGGACCAACACCTTTCTGAGGCACAGCCAGCGTAGCTTATCCGTGCTTGAAGTATTGAATCTCCCGTTCATGTTTCTCCGCAGCCTCACGGCTCGCAAAGGTGCCCAGGTTCTTCCGCTTGCCGGTCTTCTTATCGGCATGACGGCTATAGATGCGAAACTCTCCGGATTTCAGTTTGCGAATCATGCGCATTAAGATGCGGCCAACCAATGACGGGAAGTCCTGCTCGTAGCTTCATGACGAATGATTAAGGATCTTCATAATCGTTGCCGCCGGGCTAACCGGATTCTCCATGCTCAGTAACTGATCTGTTCG
Protein-coding regions in this window:
- a CDS encoding glycoside hydrolase family 95 protein → MYRPRNKFLSATASLTLLFAGSALPAQQASEDTLWYRQPAPIWDHALPVGNGRLGAMIFGGANNLPNNGDLQDAAKNAELINGSHTSGTDEHIQLNESSLWQGSRTDRLNPKAHDAFPKIRQLLLDSKGLDGAKITEAEKLAQESLIGIPKGMPGYSTLGDLYLRSESKAPVTDYRRELNLRTGVAKVSYTQNGVHYTREVFASLPGQVIVIRLKADRKGALNFNASMDRPADFSVKTRGENLLVLREGPSHKDQIRFAGELLALPQGGSVHAENAQLVVRNANSVTLLVAAATDFKGGPFAGGDPEARCNQVLEETRTQSVPQLMAAHEAVYQPIYNRMSLHLATSNTAALSLPTDERVKRVSEGADDVALQELYFRFARYLLISSSRPDGLPANLQGIWAAGISNPWGSKWTININTEMNYWLAEPAGLSETTLPLINLVDMVRTPASGTGMKVAQNYYGARGFVIHHNTDLWGDAEPIDGYQYGVWPVGGAWLALHAWEHYAFTLDRNFLSARAWPILHDASLFFLDYLTPDGEGHLVTGPSLSPENKYNLSDGTPHSLTMAPTMDIEIIRELFTRTLDTGRILGQDNPFLKQVEDARAKLPPFKVGKLGNLQEWQLDYEDSAPGHRHISHLWALFPGTQISLQHTPELAQAARTSLQRRLDNGGGQTGWSRAWVVNYWDHLHDGKQAYDSMQVLFRQSTFPNLMDTHPPGVFQIDGNLGAANGMLEALVQSRWMDDGAEIELLPALPTQWTEGNLQGVHLRGGAVADITWKTGKVTSMSLLSAHGSTLHLLLPAGQSIAGVTASDRSKVGADGKLTLKPGVTYKVTFR
- a CDS encoding amidohydrolase family protein, translating into MVYSRRDFLTTAAMAAAGYAHARPVVSRPLTIDAHVHVWANGVAFPFAGGANVPAGLDASVETLVRRMEQNHVARTVLIQVIHYKWDNRYLVDCLRRYPKMFAGVCRVNPEDPDAADQLSHWTEQGCRGVRLSPAADASGDWIRGARMAALWKRCEELRVPMTLLIPASRLADVQPLIERHPELTVVIDHMADCAIDDEKGQAQLLALARYPRVFVKITHLWSLSRQAYPFRDTFALVARVCDAFGSQRIMGGTDWPIKTELAGYEQRLALYRDALTFLNTDERKDVLFGTVQRVWPFGL